A genome region from Columba livia isolate bColLiv1 breed racing homer chromosome 2, bColLiv1.pat.W.v2, whole genome shotgun sequence includes the following:
- the ARHGAP21 gene encoding rho GTPase-activating protein 21 isoform X4, which produces MKRMGIDKAYSQDAYLKGNEAYSGNAHNIPEPPPICYPRLTSTASVKAQAGDKLSSDFSLGKQQVSRPVRALAQPERAYRMEIQVPPSPTDIAKSNTAVCVCNETVRTVIVPSEKAVDLPSCRNNHAGPSHRTEEVRYGLKDQASLKARTTSPPSSVSTAIVLPQTPITRPVDPTGTLSKASNYVVCPEGIPSTRPPAQATDSPSISTNHYSSPTSHQHIDWKTYKTYKEYIDNRRMHMYGSRTIQERLDSLRAASQNTTDYNQVVPNRTASQVRRRSTSHDRVPQSVQIRQRSVSQERLEDPVLMKEWPRSASQDTLTSPSVNARNHRARSWDYLSKQGEVLEKFHSENLIADTNGDRRKTYKWTGFTEQDDRRGIYERSRQHAFHMSLRGQNFSMTPSACISDNRRTGSRASLPGSHFQKGSPDIKMLQSSRDLQTPGGVSKPTAVSQERLSLTPARSSKSSSLKSSAPYAAKPAFPHNQGLDAIASKDQRTVNHLHQSGLLNQQSRVRAEGAPDHKTETGKTIQPSSLSPASARLVQPTSESLTTSDNIDGSIRQKIHDFKREDVHEPGSPQTGVQENDKDTVVMRDKSPSGHQTPQPLRHQSYILAVNDQEAASDTTCWLPNDARREVHIKRIEERKASGSSPPGDSLASIPFIDEPTSPSIDHDIAHIPASAVISASASQAPAVTTVPPSPTSPIPLIRRQLSHDHESIRPSVLDSQPAAKTERSKSYDEGLDDYREEGKSSIKHVSSLKGIKVPDSQKSSEDSGSRKDSSSEVFGDASKEGWLHFRQLVTDKGKRVGGSIRPWKQLYVVLRGHSLYLYKDKKEQVTPSEEEQPISINACLIDISYCETKRKNVFRLTTSDCEYLFQAEDRDNMLAWIKAIQDNSNLNDEDTGVTSRDLISRRIKEYSTMMSSSSSKTEPSPKTPRQSLSIRQTLLGTKAEQRTQSPHSPKDESDRKLLTKDETSPPKDKGTWRKGIPSIMRKTFEKKPSAVGTFGVRLDDCPPAHSNKYIPLIVDICCKLVEERGLEYTGIYRVPGNNAAISSMQEELNKGMTDIDVHDDKWRDLNVISSLLKSFFRKLPEPLFTNDKYADFIDANRKEDPVERLKTLKRLIHDLPEHHYETLKFLSAHLKTVAENSEKNKMEPRNLAIVFGPTLVRTSDDNMTHMVTHMPDQYKIVETLIQKHDWFFTEDDAEEPLTAVQEENTVESQPVPNIDHLLTNIGRTGVSPGDVSDSATSDSAKSKGSWGSGKDQYSKELLVSSIFAAASRKRKKTKEKPQPSSSEDELDNVFFKKELAEQSRGDTTKEDIAKGEYERERDIGRKQRMFVLKEKENSSKKDGNVVKDEKKSLKKESVPSEEPSLPYHEKCTKSPNLSCLQTTQKNNPKTPISQSSQVEETVSDSGTILSTSSQASQHRYSGKNVTSPEVKHNEFLAADVSSITSDYSTTSSTIYLTGLDASMMSPEVQSVTESKGEDADDERSELISEGRPMETDSESDFPVFATSAAAERLAKGKAAEAAKTSRRNSEESEVSCTEGSSTPKLESRRLFSSHKLIECDTLSRRKSARHKTDSEGSGDAKSEKDLPTVTKMFDIMKKGRSTSSLATSARSEADKQEPTWRLKITDRLKLRLKSSADDMFGVGNQKANSAETTKRKNIRRRHTLGGQRDFAEVSVLNAWKAQEPSQSREKESELSAVNRLKPKCPAQDLSISDWLARERLRTSTTDLNTGETGKPRLENTSLADASKVDLPPSAEMQADEGSSSSSLTLINRAPPSGPFQPPDQVNGENYQNMNKNNFSPAVDAHPHKLSGTQVVRSRFYQYL; this is translated from the exons GCGTATTCCCAAGATGCCTACCTGAAAGGCAACGAAGCCTATAGTGGTAATGCCCACAACATACCTGAACCACCGCCAATATGTTATCCGCGCCTGACATCCACAGCTTCTGTGAAGGCACAAGCTGGTGACAAGCTATCTTCTGACTTCTCACTGGGGAAACAGCAAGTCAGCAGACCAGTACGGGCATTGGCACAGCCAGAGAGGGCCTACAGAATGGAAATACAAGTGCCTCCATCCCCAACAGACATTGCAAAATCAAATACTGCTGTGTGCGTTTGCAATGAAACTGTACGGACTGTTATTGTGCCTTCTGAGAAGGCTGTAGATTTGCCATCTTGTAGAAATAACCATGCTGGTCCGTCACACAGGACAGAGGAAGTAAGATATGGCTTAAAAGATCAAGCCAGTCTAAAAGCACGGACCACATCACCACCTTCTTCAGTGTCCACTGCCATTGTACTTCCCCAGACTCCAATAACAAGACCGGTTGATCCCACTGGAACACTAAGTAAAGCTTCGAATTATGTAGTATGTCCAGAAGGAATCCCAAGCACTAGACCTCCTGCTCAAGCCACAGACTCGCCCTCAATCTCTACTAATCATTACAGTTCTCCGACGTCCCACCAGCATATAGACTGGAAGACCTACAAAACTTACAAAGAGTACATTGATAATAGGCGCATGCACATGTATGGCTCCCGGACAATACAGGAAAGGTTGGATAGTTtaagagcagcttctcagaatACAACTGATTATAATCAAGTGGTGCCAAATCGCACTGCTTCCCAGGTACGGCGCAGGAGCACCTCTCACGACAGGGTTCCGCAGTCTGTTCAGATCCGGCAGAGAAGCGTGTCCCAGGAAAGACTCGAAGACCCCGTGTTGATGAAGGAGTGGCCACGAAGTGCTTCGCAGGATACTCTGACTTCGCCTTCTGTTAATGCTAGAAATCACAGGGCTCGGTCATGGGATTATCTCAGCAAACAGGGTGAAGTGCTAGAAAAATTTCATTCTGAGAATCTGATTGCGGATACTAATGGCGATAGGAGAAAGACTTACAAGTGGACAGGGTTTACTGAACAAGATGATCGGCGAGGTATTTATGAGAGATCCAGACAGCATGCATTTCATATGTCCCTTCGAGGTCAGAATTTTTCTATGACTCCGAGTGCTTGTATTTCAGACAACAGGAGAACAGGTAGTAGAGCTTCTCTGCCTGGTTCTCATTTTCAGAAAGGTTCACCAGATATAAAAATGTTGCAGTCTTCTCGAGATCTGCAAACTCCTGGGGGAGTTTCAAAACCTACAGCTGTTTCACAAGAGAGATTGTCTCTCACGCCAGCCAGAAGTTCTAAAAGTAGCTCTTTGAAGAGCTCCGCTCCCTATGCGGCAAAACCAGCATTTCCCCATAACCAGGGCCTGGATGCTATTGCCAGCAAAGACCAAAGAACAGTAAATCACTTGCATCAGAGTGGTCTGTTAAACCAACAGTCAAGGGTCCGAGCAGAGGGTGCCCCAGatcacaaaacagaaacaggcaAAACCATCCAACCCTCCTCTCTGTCTCCAGCTTCTGCCAGACTTGTTCAGCCAACAAGTGAGAGTTTAACTACCTCTGACAACATAGATGGTTCCATCAGACAAAAGATTCATGATTTCAAAAGGGAAGATGTCCACGAGCCTGGAAGTCCGCAAACAGGTGTTCAGGAAAATGACAAAGATACAGTGGTCATGCGGGACAAGTCACCTTCTGGCCACCAAACTCCACAGCCTTTGAGACATCAGTCCTACATTCTTGCTGTAAATGACCAGGAGGCAGCCTCGGACACTACCTGTTGGTTACCTAACGATGCTCGAAGAGAAGTCCACAtaaaaagaatagaagaaaggaaagcatCAGGTTCCAGCCCACCTGGTGACTCCCTGGCTTCTATTCCATTTATTG ATGAACCGACTAGTCCTAGTATTGACCATGATATTGCACACATTCCTGCTTCTGCTGTTATTTCTGCATCTGCTTCTCAAGCACCAGCTGTAACAACTGTTCCTCCCAGTCCCACATCTCCAATCCCTTTAATTCGGCGACAGCTTTCACATGATCATG AATCTATCCGGCCTAGTGTCCTGGATAGCCAGCCTGCTGCAAAAACAGAGAGATCAAAGTCATATGATGAAGGACTGGATGACTacagagaagagggaaaatc aTCCATTAAGCATGTATCTAGTTTAAAGGGGATTAAG GTCCCAGACAGCCAGAAATCTTCAGAAGACTCTGGTTCCCGAAAAGATTCTTCTTCAGAGGTCTTTGGCGATGCATCCAAGGAGGGATGGCTCCATTTTCGTCAGCTTGTTACAGACAAGGGGAAG CGAGTTGGTGGGAGCATTCGGCCATGGAAGCAATTATATGTTGTTCTTCGAGGTCATTCACTTTATTTGTACAAGGATAAAAAGGAACAAGTGACCCCATCTGAAGAAGAACAGCCTATAAGCATCAATGCTTGTTTGATAGACATCTCATACTGTGAAACCAAGAGGAAGAACGTATTTAGACTCACCACATCAGACTGCGAGTATCTGTTTCAAGCTGAGGACAGAGATAATATGTTAGCATGGATTAAAGCAATACAAGACAACAGCAATTTAAATGATGAG GACACTGGTGTCACTAGTAGAGATTTAATTAGTCGAAGGATTAAAGAATACAGTACAATGATGAG TTCTTCAAGCAGCAAAACAGAACCATCTCCCAAAACACCTCGCCAGAGTCTGAGTATCAGACAGACTCTGCTTGGAACTAAAGCAGAACAGAGGACCCAGAGTCCCCATTCTCCTAAGGATGAGTCTGACAGGAAGCTTCTCACTAAAG atgaGACAAGCCCACCAAAAGACAAGGGGACGTGGAGAAAAGGCATTCCAAGCATTATGAGGAAGACATTTGAAAAGAAGCCATCTGCTGTAGGAACATTTGGTGTTAGACTAGATGACTGCCCCCCAGCTCATTCCAACAAG tatattcCACTGATTGTTGATATATGCTGCAAACTGGTTGAAGAAAGAGGTCTTGAGTATACAGGTATTTACAGAGTTCCTGGAAATAATGCTGCCATCTCAAGTATGCaagaagagctcaacaaaggAATGACTGACATTGATGTTCACGATGAT AAATGGCGAGACTTGAATGTGATAAGCAGTTTGCTGAAATCCTTCTTCAGAAAGCTCCCAGAACCGCTTTTTACCAATG ATAAATATGCAGATTTTATAGATGCTAATAGAAAAGAAGATCCTGTTGAACGtctgaaaacactgaagagaCTG ATTCATGATTTACCTGAACATCATTATGAGACTCTCAAGTTTCTTTCTGCACACTTGAAGACAGTAGCAGAGAACTCAGAAAAGAACAAG ATGGAACCAAGAAACCTGGCAATAGTATTTGGTCCAACACTTGTGAGGACATCTGATGATAACATGACACACATGGTTACGCACATGCCAGACCAATATAAAATTGTAGAAACACTCATCCAAAAA cATGACTGGTTTTTCACAGAAGATGATGCTGAAGAACCTCTT ACAGCAGTTCAGGAGGAAAACACTGTAGAATCTCAGCCAGTGCCAAACATAGATCATTTACTCACCAACATTGGAAGAACGGGAGTATCTCCTGGAGACGTATCAG ATTCAGCTACTAGTGACTCAGCAAAATCTAAG ggtTCTTGGGGTTCTGGAAAGGACCAGTATAGCAAGGAACTGCTTGTGTCCTCCATTTTTGCAGCAGCTAGTCGCAAgcggaaaaaaacaaaagagaaaccaCAACCGAGCAGCTCAGAGGATGAGTTGGATAATGTGTTTTTCAAGAAGGAGCTTGCAGAACAATCTCGTGGTGACACAACAAAAGAGGACATAGCCAAAGGGGAATATGAAAGGGAgagggacatagggagaaaacAGAGGATGTTTGtcctgaaggaaaaagagaacagCAGTAAAAAAGATGGGAATGTTGTAAAGGATGAGAAGAAgtcattaaagaaagaaagtgtcCCGTCAGAGGAACCTTCACTGCCTTACCatgaaaaatgtacaaaatCACCGAATCTCAGCTGTCTGCAAACCACGCAGAAGAATAACCCAAAAACGCCTATTTCACAATCTTCCCAGGTTGAGGAGACAGTGTCTGACTCGGGCACTATTCTCAGCACTTCCTCCCAGGCTTCTCAGCACAGATACTCAGGCAAAAATGTAACCAGCCCTGAAGTTAAACACAATGAGTTTTTAGCAGCTGATGTTAGTTCTATCACCTCAGATTATTCAACTACTTCATCTACTATATATCTAACTGGCTTAGACGCCAGCATGATGAGCCCTGAGGTGCAGTCGGtgacagaaagcaaaggagaagatGCTGATGACGAAAGAAGCGAGTTGATCAGCGAAGGGCGTCCTATGGAGACGGACAGTGAAAGTGACTTCCCTGTGTTTGCCACCAGCGCTGCTGCGGAGAGGCTGGCCAAGGGGAAAGCTGCAGAAGCGGCGAAGACCAGTCGGAGGAACTCTGAAGAAAGCGAAGTAAGTTGTACTGAGGGAAGTTCAACACCAAAGTTAGAGAGTCGCAGACTTTTTAGCTCACACAAACTTATTGAATGTGATACACTGTCGAGGAGAAAGTCTGCACGGCACAAAACAGACAGTGAGGGTTCAGGGGATGCAAAGAGCGAGAAGGACTTGCCTACTGTGACCAAAATGTTTGACATCATGAAAAAAGGAAGATCAACAAGCAGTTTAGCTACATCGGCCAGAAGTGAGGCTGATAAGCAAGAGCCTACCTGGAGACTTAAAATTACAGATAGGTTAAAGCTGCGACTCAAATCATCTGCAGATGACATGTTTGGAGTTGGGAATCAAAAAGCTAACTCTGCAGAGactacaaagagaaaaaatatcagGCGAAGGCATACGCTTGGAGGGCAGAGGGATTTTGCTGAAGTAAGTGTCCTGAATGCTTGGAAAGCTCAAGAGCCAAGtcaaagtagagagaaagaatcTGAGCTCTCAGCTGTGAACCGGTTGAAGCCAAAGTGTCCGGCGCAGGACCTCTCCATCTCAGACTGGCTTGCACGAGAACGTTTACGCACTAGCACAACTGACCTTAATACGGGTGAAACTGGAAAGCCCAGACTTGAGAACACTAGCTTAGCAGATGCATCAAAGGTGGATCTGCCTCCCTCTGCAGAGATGCAGGCAGATGAAGGCAGTTCTTCCAGCAGTTTGACTTTAATTAATCGAGCACCACCTTCGGGACCATTTCAGCCACCAGACCAGGTAAATGGTGAAAATTATCAGAATATGAACAAAAACAACTTCAGCCCAGCAGTTGATGCCCATCCTCATAAACTGTCTGGGACCCAAGTGGTTAGATCTCGATTCTATCAGTATCTTTGA
- the ARHGAP21 gene encoding rho GTPase-activating protein 21 isoform X2 has product MATRWAAGPPDGDGDNEPPPGGGNGAGGQASKNKDGKEQSEVISPSEEEETFSWPGPKTVKLRRTSQGFGFTLRHFIVYPPESAVQFSFKDEENGNRQGKQRNRLEPMDTIFVKQVKEGGPAFEAGLCTGDRIIKVNGESVIGKTYSQVIALIQNSDSILELSVMPKDEDILQLAYSQDAYLKGNEAYSGNAHNIPEPPPICYPRLTSTASVKAQAGDKLSSDFSLGKQQVSRPVRALAQPERAYRMEIQVPPSPTDIAKSNTAVCVCNETVRTVIVPSEKAVDLPSCRNNHAGPSHRTEEVRYGLKDQASLKARTTSPPSSVSTAIVLPQTPITRPVDPTGTLSKASNYVVCPEGIPSTRPPAQATDSPSISTNHYSSPTSHQHIDWKTYKTYKEYIDNRRMHMYGSRTIQERLDSLRAASQNTTDYNQVVPNRTASQVRRRSTSHDRVPQSVQIRQRSVSQERLEDPVLMKEWPRSASQDTLTSPSVNARNHRARSWDYLSKQGEVLEKFHSENLIADTNGDRRKTYKWTGFTEQDDRRGIYERSRQHAFHMSLRGQNFSMTPSACISDNRRTGSRASLPGSHFQKGSPDIKMLQSSRDLQTPGGVSKPTAVSQERLSLTPARSSKSSSLKSSAPYAAKPAFPHNQGLDAIASKDQRTVNHLHQSGLLNQQSRVRAEGAPDHKTETGKTIQPSSLSPASARLVQPTSESLTTSDNIDGSIRQKIHDFKREDVHEPGSPQTGVQENDKDTVVMRDKSPSGHQTPQPLRHQSYILAVNDQEAASDTTCWLPNDARREVHIKRIEERKASGSSPPGDSLASIPFIDEPTSPSIDHDIAHIPASAVISASASQAPAVTTVPPSPTSPIPLIRRQLSHDHESIRPSVLDSQPAAKTERSKSYDEGLDDYREEGKSSIKHVSSLKGIKVPDSQKSSEDSGSRKDSSSEVFGDASKEGWLHFRQLVTDKGKRVGGSIRPWKQLYVVLRGHSLYLYKDKKEQVTPSEEEQPISINACLIDISYCETKRKNVFRLTTSDCEYLFQAEDRDNMLAWIKAIQDNSNLNDEDTGVTSRDLISRRIKEYSTMMSSSSSKTEPSPKTPRQSLSIRQTLLGTKAEQRTQSPHSPKDESDRKLLTKDETSPPKDKGTWRKGIPSIMRKTFEKKPSAVGTFGVRLDDCPPAHSNKYIPLIVDICCKLVEERGLEYTGIYRVPGNNAAISSMQEELNKGMTDIDVHDDKWRDLNVISSLLKSFFRKLPEPLFTNDKYADFIDANRKEDPVERLKTLKRLIHDLPEHHYETLKFLSAHLKTVAENSEKNKMEPRNLAIVFGPTLVRTSDDNMTHMVTHMPDQYKIVETLIQKHDWFFTEDDAEEPLTAVQEENTVESQPVPNIDHLLTNIGRTGVSPGDVSDSATSDSAKSKGSWGSGKDQYSKELLVSSIFAAASRKRKKTKEKPQPSSSEDELDNVFFKKELAEQSRGDTTKEDIAKGEYERERDIGRKQRMFVLKEKENSSKKDGNVVKDEKKSLKKESVPSEEPSLPYHEKCTKSPNLSCLQTTQKNNPKTPISQSSQVEETVSDSGTILSTSSQASQHRYSGKNVTSPEVKHNEFLAADVSSITSDYSTTSSTIYLTGLDASMMSPEVQSVTESKGEDADDERSELISEGRPMETDSESDFPVFATSAAAERLAKGKAAEAAKTSRRNSEESEVSCTEGSSTPKLESRRLFSSHKLIECDTLSRRKSARHKTDSEGSGDAKSEKDLPTVTKMFDIMKKGRSTSSLATSARSEADKQEPTWRLKITDRLKLRLKSSADDMFGVGNQKANSAETTKRKNIRRRHTLGGQRDFAEVSVLNAWKAQEPSQSREKESELSAVNRLKPKCPAQDLSISDWLARERLRTSTTDLNTGETGKPRLENTSLADASKVDLPPSAEMQADEGSSSSSLTLINRAPPSGPFQPPDQVNGENYQNMNKNNFSPAVDAHPHKLSGTQVVRSRFYQYL; this is encoded by the exons GCGTATTCCCAAGATGCCTACCTGAAAGGCAACGAAGCCTATAGTGGTAATGCCCACAACATACCTGAACCACCGCCAATATGTTATCCGCGCCTGACATCCACAGCTTCTGTGAAGGCACAAGCTGGTGACAAGCTATCTTCTGACTTCTCACTGGGGAAACAGCAAGTCAGCAGACCAGTACGGGCATTGGCACAGCCAGAGAGGGCCTACAGAATGGAAATACAAGTGCCTCCATCCCCAACAGACATTGCAAAATCAAATACTGCTGTGTGCGTTTGCAATGAAACTGTACGGACTGTTATTGTGCCTTCTGAGAAGGCTGTAGATTTGCCATCTTGTAGAAATAACCATGCTGGTCCGTCACACAGGACAGAGGAAGTAAGATATGGCTTAAAAGATCAAGCCAGTCTAAAAGCACGGACCACATCACCACCTTCTTCAGTGTCCACTGCCATTGTACTTCCCCAGACTCCAATAACAAGACCGGTTGATCCCACTGGAACACTAAGTAAAGCTTCGAATTATGTAGTATGTCCAGAAGGAATCCCAAGCACTAGACCTCCTGCTCAAGCCACAGACTCGCCCTCAATCTCTACTAATCATTACAGTTCTCCGACGTCCCACCAGCATATAGACTGGAAGACCTACAAAACTTACAAAGAGTACATTGATAATAGGCGCATGCACATGTATGGCTCCCGGACAATACAGGAAAGGTTGGATAGTTtaagagcagcttctcagaatACAACTGATTATAATCAAGTGGTGCCAAATCGCACTGCTTCCCAGGTACGGCGCAGGAGCACCTCTCACGACAGGGTTCCGCAGTCTGTTCAGATCCGGCAGAGAAGCGTGTCCCAGGAAAGACTCGAAGACCCCGTGTTGATGAAGGAGTGGCCACGAAGTGCTTCGCAGGATACTCTGACTTCGCCTTCTGTTAATGCTAGAAATCACAGGGCTCGGTCATGGGATTATCTCAGCAAACAGGGTGAAGTGCTAGAAAAATTTCATTCTGAGAATCTGATTGCGGATACTAATGGCGATAGGAGAAAGACTTACAAGTGGACAGGGTTTACTGAACAAGATGATCGGCGAGGTATTTATGAGAGATCCAGACAGCATGCATTTCATATGTCCCTTCGAGGTCAGAATTTTTCTATGACTCCGAGTGCTTGTATTTCAGACAACAGGAGAACAGGTAGTAGAGCTTCTCTGCCTGGTTCTCATTTTCAGAAAGGTTCACCAGATATAAAAATGTTGCAGTCTTCTCGAGATCTGCAAACTCCTGGGGGAGTTTCAAAACCTACAGCTGTTTCACAAGAGAGATTGTCTCTCACGCCAGCCAGAAGTTCTAAAAGTAGCTCTTTGAAGAGCTCCGCTCCCTATGCGGCAAAACCAGCATTTCCCCATAACCAGGGCCTGGATGCTATTGCCAGCAAAGACCAAAGAACAGTAAATCACTTGCATCAGAGTGGTCTGTTAAACCAACAGTCAAGGGTCCGAGCAGAGGGTGCCCCAGatcacaaaacagaaacaggcaAAACCATCCAACCCTCCTCTCTGTCTCCAGCTTCTGCCAGACTTGTTCAGCCAACAAGTGAGAGTTTAACTACCTCTGACAACATAGATGGTTCCATCAGACAAAAGATTCATGATTTCAAAAGGGAAGATGTCCACGAGCCTGGAAGTCCGCAAACAGGTGTTCAGGAAAATGACAAAGATACAGTGGTCATGCGGGACAAGTCACCTTCTGGCCACCAAACTCCACAGCCTTTGAGACATCAGTCCTACATTCTTGCTGTAAATGACCAGGAGGCAGCCTCGGACACTACCTGTTGGTTACCTAACGATGCTCGAAGAGAAGTCCACAtaaaaagaatagaagaaaggaaagcatCAGGTTCCAGCCCACCTGGTGACTCCCTGGCTTCTATTCCATTTATTG ATGAACCGACTAGTCCTAGTATTGACCATGATATTGCACACATTCCTGCTTCTGCTGTTATTTCTGCATCTGCTTCTCAAGCACCAGCTGTAACAACTGTTCCTCCCAGTCCCACATCTCCAATCCCTTTAATTCGGCGACAGCTTTCACATGATCATG AATCTATCCGGCCTAGTGTCCTGGATAGCCAGCCTGCTGCAAAAACAGAGAGATCAAAGTCATATGATGAAGGACTGGATGACTacagagaagagggaaaatc aTCCATTAAGCATGTATCTAGTTTAAAGGGGATTAAG GTCCCAGACAGCCAGAAATCTTCAGAAGACTCTGGTTCCCGAAAAGATTCTTCTTCAGAGGTCTTTGGCGATGCATCCAAGGAGGGATGGCTCCATTTTCGTCAGCTTGTTACAGACAAGGGGAAG CGAGTTGGTGGGAGCATTCGGCCATGGAAGCAATTATATGTTGTTCTTCGAGGTCATTCACTTTATTTGTACAAGGATAAAAAGGAACAAGTGACCCCATCTGAAGAAGAACAGCCTATAAGCATCAATGCTTGTTTGATAGACATCTCATACTGTGAAACCAAGAGGAAGAACGTATTTAGACTCACCACATCAGACTGCGAGTATCTGTTTCAAGCTGAGGACAGAGATAATATGTTAGCATGGATTAAAGCAATACAAGACAACAGCAATTTAAATGATGAG GACACTGGTGTCACTAGTAGAGATTTAATTAGTCGAAGGATTAAAGAATACAGTACAATGATGAG TTCTTCAAGCAGCAAAACAGAACCATCTCCCAAAACACCTCGCCAGAGTCTGAGTATCAGACAGACTCTGCTTGGAACTAAAGCAGAACAGAGGACCCAGAGTCCCCATTCTCCTAAGGATGAGTCTGACAGGAAGCTTCTCACTAAAG atgaGACAAGCCCACCAAAAGACAAGGGGACGTGGAGAAAAGGCATTCCAAGCATTATGAGGAAGACATTTGAAAAGAAGCCATCTGCTGTAGGAACATTTGGTGTTAGACTAGATGACTGCCCCCCAGCTCATTCCAACAAG tatattcCACTGATTGTTGATATATGCTGCAAACTGGTTGAAGAAAGAGGTCTTGAGTATACAGGTATTTACAGAGTTCCTGGAAATAATGCTGCCATCTCAAGTATGCaagaagagctcaacaaaggAATGACTGACATTGATGTTCACGATGAT AAATGGCGAGACTTGAATGTGATAAGCAGTTTGCTGAAATCCTTCTTCAGAAAGCTCCCAGAACCGCTTTTTACCAATG ATAAATATGCAGATTTTATAGATGCTAATAGAAAAGAAGATCCTGTTGAACGtctgaaaacactgaagagaCTG ATTCATGATTTACCTGAACATCATTATGAGACTCTCAAGTTTCTTTCTGCACACTTGAAGACAGTAGCAGAGAACTCAGAAAAGAACAAG ATGGAACCAAGAAACCTGGCAATAGTATTTGGTCCAACACTTGTGAGGACATCTGATGATAACATGACACACATGGTTACGCACATGCCAGACCAATATAAAATTGTAGAAACACTCATCCAAAAA cATGACTGGTTTTTCACAGAAGATGATGCTGAAGAACCTCTT ACAGCAGTTCAGGAGGAAAACACTGTAGAATCTCAGCCAGTGCCAAACATAGATCATTTACTCACCAACATTGGAAGAACGGGAGTATCTCCTGGAGACGTATCAG ATTCAGCTACTAGTGACTCAGCAAAATCTAAG ggtTCTTGGGGTTCTGGAAAGGACCAGTATAGCAAGGAACTGCTTGTGTCCTCCATTTTTGCAGCAGCTAGTCGCAAgcggaaaaaaacaaaagagaaaccaCAACCGAGCAGCTCAGAGGATGAGTTGGATAATGTGTTTTTCAAGAAGGAGCTTGCAGAACAATCTCGTGGTGACACAACAAAAGAGGACATAGCCAAAGGGGAATATGAAAGGGAgagggacatagggagaaaacAGAGGATGTTTGtcctgaaggaaaaagagaacagCAGTAAAAAAGATGGGAATGTTGTAAAGGATGAGAAGAAgtcattaaagaaagaaagtgtcCCGTCAGAGGAACCTTCACTGCCTTACCatgaaaaatgtacaaaatCACCGAATCTCAGCTGTCTGCAAACCACGCAGAAGAATAACCCAAAAACGCCTATTTCACAATCTTCCCAGGTTGAGGAGACAGTGTCTGACTCGGGCACTATTCTCAGCACTTCCTCCCAGGCTTCTCAGCACAGATACTCAGGCAAAAATGTAACCAGCCCTGAAGTTAAACACAATGAGTTTTTAGCAGCTGATGTTAGTTCTATCACCTCAGATTATTCAACTACTTCATCTACTATATATCTAACTGGCTTAGACGCCAGCATGATGAGCCCTGAGGTGCAGTCGGtgacagaaagcaaaggagaagatGCTGATGACGAAAGAAGCGAGTTGATCAGCGAAGGGCGTCCTATGGAGACGGACAGTGAAAGTGACTTCCCTGTGTTTGCCACCAGCGCTGCTGCGGAGAGGCTGGCCAAGGGGAAAGCTGCAGAAGCGGCGAAGACCAGTCGGAGGAACTCTGAAGAAAGCGAAGTAAGTTGTACTGAGGGAAGTTCAACACCAAAGTTAGAGAGTCGCAGACTTTTTAGCTCACACAAACTTATTGAATGTGATACACTGTCGAGGAGAAAGTCTGCACGGCACAAAACAGACAGTGAGGGTTCAGGGGATGCAAAGAGCGAGAAGGACTTGCCTACTGTGACCAAAATGTTTGACATCATGAAAAAAGGAAGATCAACAAGCAGTTTAGCTACATCGGCCAGAAGTGAGGCTGATAAGCAAGAGCCTACCTGGAGACTTAAAATTACAGATAGGTTAAAGCTGCGACTCAAATCATCTGCAGATGACATGTTTGGAGTTGGGAATCAAAAAGCTAACTCTGCAGAGactacaaagagaaaaaatatcagGCGAAGGCATACGCTTGGAGGGCAGAGGGATTTTGCTGAAGTAAGTGTCCTGAATGCTTGGAAAGCTCAAGAGCCAAGtcaaagtagagagaaagaatcTGAGCTCTCAGCTGTGAACCGGTTGAAGCCAAAGTGTCCGGCGCAGGACCTCTCCATCTCAGACTGGCTTGCACGAGAACGTTTACGCACTAGCACAACTGACCTTAATACGGGTGAAACTGGAAAGCCCAGACTTGAGAACACTAGCTTAGCAGATGCATCAAAGGTGGATCTGCCTCCCTCTGCAGAGATGCAGGCAGATGAAGGCAGTTCTTCCAGCAGTTTGACTTTAATTAATCGAGCACCACCTTCGGGACCATTTCAGCCACCAGACCAGGTAAATGGTGAAAATTATCAGAATATGAACAAAAACAACTTCAGCCCAGCAGTTGATGCCCATCCTCATAAACTGTCTGGGACCCAAGTGGTTAGATCTCGATTCTATCAGTATCTTTGA